The Pelobates fuscus isolate aPelFus1 chromosome 2, aPelFus1.pri, whole genome shotgun sequence genome has a segment encoding these proteins:
- the CAPN10 gene encoding calpain-10, with amino-acid sequence MLPTSSGLFVDSEFPASVSSLVCGAGTPLSVLCDRITWLRPQEITASPRLFPLNARDGLGKQGILGDCWFICACSALQKCEKLLHQVFPVGQCLWTDPGYTGKFTCRFWRFGYWVEVTIDDRLPCLGHKLCFSHCQDQGSFWLPLLEKAYAKLHGCYESLWAGQVADALVDLTGGLVERWAFGAGEEHVRREMFNKMLELKERCAMTCSVLHYREGAKELGEFHAFTITDIQNVVAKDGQELLMLCVHNPWGRCCWDGSWSKSGHGWDILSPKVVSNLQSKMQEGEFWVEKSEFLQDFDELTMAFPVSEKGQILSIWSGLPLISTQEVYGSWVKGQSAGGSRNNVSFPDNPKFWLRVKEQCQVYLTLNQRPLHGTGATQNKDSLYAIGLHVWKVEKRKFNLTKTLSSPPVVGTSSHSYERQFHLYCELSPGYHLLVPSTFLRDTEADFLLRVLCTGHVTLSEIVPPRSMAPASEDVTQRSWDIQTLQGSWKKGKNAGGSRNFPSYHLNPSLPFSVPKECQLVKVTLRQQCQEDKCHAIGFHVYSVSGDKQKSPLAVEPSASCVPHSHSQEVSQVCVLSPGQYLLVPSTYLPEQESGFTVTIATKVDRKPIKSQETLGRFLQEVCVITVMK; translated from the exons ATGTTGCCTACCTCTTCTGGGCTCTTTGTGGACTCAGAGTTCCCTGCCAGTGTCTCCTCTTTGGTGTGTGGAGCTGGCACACCACTTTCCGTTCTTTGCGACCGCATTACATGGTTAAGACCACAG GAGATAACTGCATCGCCACGTTTATTTCCATTGAATGCCAGAGATGGTTTGGGCAAACAAGGGATTCTTGGTGATTGCTGGTTTATATGTGCCTGCTCTGCGCTACAAAAATGTGAAAAGCTTCTCCATCAG GTATTTCCTGTGGGCCAGTGCCTCTGGACAGACCCTGGATATACTGGCAAATTCACTTGTCGGTTTTGGAGATTTGGCTATTGGGTGGAAGTGACCATTGATGACCGTTTGCCATGCCTGGGACATAAGCTCTGCTTTTCTCATTGTCAAGACCAAGGATCCTTTTGGCTGCCACTTCTTGAGAAAGCATATGCCAA ACTTCATGGTTGCTATGAGAGTCTGTGGGCAGGGCAGGTGGCTGATGCTTTGGTGGATCTGACTGGAGGGCTGGTTGAAAGATGGGCTTTTGGAGCTGGAGAAGAGCATGTTCGGAGAGAAATGTTCAACAAGATGCTGGAGCTAAAAGAAAGATGTGCAATGACTTGCTCGGTGCTACACTACAGAGAAG gaGCAAAAGAGCTGGGTGAATTTCATGCATTTACCATCACAGACATCCAAAATGTAGTGGCAAAGGATGGCCAAGAGTTGCTAATGCTTTGTGTGCACAATCCGTGGGGGCGATGCTGTTGGGATGGTTCTTGGAGCAAGAG TGGTCATGGATGGGATATCTTGAGCCCTAAAGTGGTTTCCAACCTCCAGTCCAAGATGCAGGAAGGAGAGTTTTGGGTGGAGAAGTCAGAATTTCTACAGGATTTTGATGAACTCACAATGGCATTTCCAGTCAGTGAGAAGGGGCAAATTCTAAGTATCTGGTCAG GTTTGCCATTAATCAGCACTCAGGAGGTATATGGTTCATGGGTTAAAGGTCAGAGCGCTGGTGGATCCCGCAACAATGTCAGCTTTCCAGACAACCCCAAGTTCTGGCTTCGTGTGAAAGAACAGTGCCAGGTGTACCTGACACTAAATCAAAGACCACTGCATGGTACAGGAGCTACACAAAACAAAGATTCACTGTATGCTATTGGACTCCATGTCTGGAAG gTTGAGAAGCGCAAGTTTAACCTGACTAAGACTCTCTCATCACCTCCCGTGGTCGGTACCTCCTCTCACTCGTATGAACGTCAATTTCACCTGTACTGTGAATTGTCACCAGGTTATCACCTACTTGTTCCGAGCACTTTTCTACGAGACACTGAGGCGGATTTCCTTTTGCGTGTCCTGTGCACTGGGCATGTAACTCTCAG TGAAATTGTTCCTCCACGGTCAATGGCACCAGCCAGTGAAGATGTTACCCAAAGGAGCTGGGACATTCAGACATTGCAAGGAAGCTGGAAGAAAGGCAAGAATGCTGGTGGGAGCAGGAACTTTCCATCTTACCACCTTAACCCATCTTTGCCTTTCTCTGTGCCCAAAGAATGCCAGTTAGTAAAAGTGACTCTGCGCCAGCAGTGTCAGGAGGACAAATGCCACGCAATCGGGTTCCATGTATACTCG GTCTCTGGAGATAAACAGAAGTCTCCTCTTGCTGTAGAGCCCAGTGCTAGCTGTGTACCTCACAGCCACTCTCAGGAAGTGTCCCAGGTCTGCGTGCTTTCCCCTGGCCAATATCTACTTGTGCCTTCCACTTATCTACCTGAGCAGGAGTCTGGCTTCACTGTAACCATAGCTACTAAAGTTGACCG GAAACCAATTAAGAGCCAGGAAACCTTGGGACGATTCCTGCAAGAG